In one Nocardia tengchongensis genomic region, the following are encoded:
- a CDS encoding ABC transporter ATP-binding protein encodes MSIESVAWNQLYRQMHAPTEQRPLRVATAKRILAFARPHHRQLISFLVFSIVSALLAVATPVLAGRVVDAIVSHGAPRTVLVLAAIIAVVAVLDAGLGLVIRWLSARIGEGLIFDLRTAVFDHVQKMPIAFFTRTRTGALVSRLNNDVIGAQRAFSTTLSGVVTNVVTLALTLAVMLRLSWQITLLALVLLPVFVLPARRMGERLAGIQREAAGLDAAMSTQMTERFSAPGATLVKLFGRPRQESAEFGLRAGRVRDIGVRTAMLQTVFVTALTLVSALALALVYGLGGYLALKGEMEPGAVVALSLLLTRLYSPLTALASARVDVMSALVSFERVFEVLDLKPLIEDSPLAVPVPAGPVAVELDGVSFGYPSADKVSLASLEDVATLDTRGGEEVLHEVSLRAEPGQMVALVGSSGAGKSTIAQLVSRLYDVDSGAVLLGGKDVRELTGQSIQDTVGLVTQDGHLFHDSIRANLLLARPEAGEDELWDALRRARLRDLIESLPDGLDTVVGERGYRLSGGERQRLTIARLLLKQPRVVILDEATASLDSTSEAAVQEALAEALDGRTALVIAHRLSTIRNADQILVLEHGRIVERGTHTELLAADGRYTELYRTQFADSSVPASA; translated from the coding sequence ATGAGTATCGAATCGGTGGCGTGGAATCAGCTCTATCGGCAGATGCACGCGCCCACGGAGCAGCGACCGCTGCGCGTGGCAACTGCCAAGCGGATTCTCGCGTTCGCGCGGCCACACCACCGGCAACTGATCTCGTTCCTCGTGTTCAGCATCGTGTCGGCCCTGCTCGCAGTGGCCACGCCGGTGCTGGCGGGACGCGTGGTCGACGCCATCGTCTCGCACGGCGCGCCACGCACGGTGCTGGTGCTGGCGGCGATCATCGCGGTGGTGGCGGTCCTGGACGCCGGGCTCGGCCTGGTCATCCGGTGGCTGTCGGCGCGTATCGGAGAAGGGCTCATCTTCGATCTGCGCACCGCCGTGTTCGACCACGTTCAGAAGATGCCGATCGCCTTCTTCACGCGTACCCGGACCGGCGCACTGGTGAGCCGGTTGAACAACGACGTCATCGGGGCGCAACGGGCCTTCAGCACCACCCTGTCCGGGGTCGTCACCAACGTGGTGACGCTCGCACTCACACTGGCCGTGATGCTGCGGCTGTCCTGGCAGATCACCCTGCTCGCGCTGGTCCTGCTGCCGGTCTTCGTGCTGCCCGCCCGGCGCATGGGCGAGCGGCTGGCCGGCATCCAGCGCGAGGCGGCCGGGCTCGACGCGGCCATGAGCACCCAGATGACCGAACGCTTCTCCGCACCCGGCGCGACCCTGGTCAAACTGTTCGGCCGGCCGCGGCAGGAGTCCGCGGAGTTCGGGCTGCGGGCCGGGCGAGTGCGCGACATCGGCGTGCGCACCGCCATGCTGCAGACGGTGTTCGTCACCGCGCTCACCCTGGTCTCGGCGCTGGCGCTGGCGCTGGTGTACGGGCTCGGCGGCTACCTGGCGCTGAAAGGGGAGATGGAACCCGGTGCGGTGGTGGCGCTTTCGCTGCTGCTGACCCGGCTGTACTCGCCGCTGACCGCGCTGGCCAGCGCCCGCGTGGACGTGATGTCGGCGCTGGTGAGCTTCGAGCGGGTCTTCGAGGTGCTGGATCTGAAGCCGCTGATCGAGGATTCGCCGCTGGCCGTGCCGGTGCCCGCGGGCCCGGTGGCGGTCGAGCTGGACGGGGTCAGCTTCGGCTATCCGTCGGCCGACAAGGTGTCGCTGGCCTCGCTCGAGGATGTGGCCACCCTCGACACCCGGGGCGGCGAGGAGGTGCTGCACGAAGTGTCGCTGCGCGCCGAGCCGGGGCAGATGGTGGCGCTGGTCGGCTCCTCCGGGGCCGGGAAATCCACCATCGCGCAATTGGTTTCGCGGCTCTACGACGTGGACTCCGGCGCGGTGCTGCTCGGCGGCAAGGACGTGCGGGAACTGACCGGGCAGTCCATTCAGGACACCGTCGGCCTGGTCACCCAGGACGGGCACCTGTTCCACGACAGCATTCGCGCCAACCTGTTGCTCGCCCGCCCCGAGGCCGGCGAGGACGAGCTGTGGGACGCGCTGCGCCGGGCCCGGCTGCGCGACCTCATCGAGTCCCTGCCCGACGGGCTGGACACCGTGGTCGGTGAGCGCGGCTATCGCCTCTCCGGCGGCGAACGCCAGCGCCTCACCATCGCCCGCCTGCTACTCAAGCAGCCGCGCGTGGTGATCCTCGACGAGGCCACCGCCTCCCTGGACTCCACCTCCGAGGCGGCCGTGCAGGAGGCCCTGGCCGAGGCCCTCGACGGCCGCACCGCCCTGGTCATCGCGCACCGGCTGTCCACCATTCGCAATGCCGACCAGATCCTGGTGCTCGAGCACGGCCGCATCGTGGAACGCGGCACCCACACCGAACTGCTCGCCGCGGACGGCCGCTACACCGAGCTCTACCGCACCCAGTTCGCCGACTCGAGCGTGCCGGCGTCGGCCTGA
- a CDS encoding carbohydrate ABC transporter permease — translation MNTDKRAAARAVVAYTVLILGALLTIAPLVLSAMTAIKTPKQFAGESALATPDPATVDNFRTVLDQGLGRAVAVTALMTVCITCGQLVISIMAAYAFARTRFPGRDVLFWVYLGTMMVPSAVTLVPMYLMFAKLGWLNTFWALVLPFLFGSPYAIFLLRQYFLAIPGEIIDAARVDGATTLDILISVVVPMSRPILATLTVITVVSQWNSFMWPLVAASGAKWQVLTVATANLQTQYNAQWTLIMAATTLAIAPLVLLFVVFQRQVLRSIAVTGLK, via the coding sequence ATGAATACTGACAAGCGGGCGGCGGCCCGCGCGGTCGTGGCGTACACCGTGCTGATCCTCGGCGCCCTGCTGACGATCGCGCCACTGGTGTTGAGTGCGATGACGGCGATCAAGACGCCGAAGCAGTTCGCGGGCGAATCCGCTTTGGCCACACCCGATCCGGCGACTGTGGATAACTTCCGCACCGTGCTCGACCAGGGCCTGGGCCGCGCGGTCGCGGTCACCGCACTGATGACGGTGTGCATAACCTGTGGACAACTCGTCATCTCGATCATGGCGGCATACGCGTTCGCGCGCACCAGGTTTCCCGGCCGCGACGTGTTGTTTTGGGTGTACCTCGGGACCATGATGGTGCCCAGCGCCGTCACCCTGGTGCCGATGTATCTGATGTTCGCGAAGCTCGGGTGGCTCAACACCTTCTGGGCGCTGGTGCTGCCGTTCCTGTTCGGGTCGCCCTACGCGATCTTCCTACTGCGCCAGTACTTCCTGGCGATCCCGGGAGAGATCATCGACGCGGCGCGGGTCGACGGCGCCACCACCCTCGACATCCTGATCAGCGTCGTGGTGCCGATGAGCCGGCCGATCCTGGCCACGCTCACCGTCATCACCGTGGTGTCGCAGTGGAACAGCTTCATGTGGCCGCTGGTCGCCGCGTCGGGTGCGAAATGGCAGGTGCTGACCGTGGCCACGGCGAATCTGCAGACCCAGTACAACGCGCAGTGGACGCTGATCATGGCGGCGACCACGCTGGCCATCGCGCCGCTGGTGCTGTTGTTCGTGGTGTTCCAGCGGCAGGTGCTGCGGTCCATCGCGGTCACGGGGCTGAAATGA
- a CDS encoding FAD-binding and (Fe-S)-binding domain-containing protein, with product MSEVWERALRGSITGEVDTGPRRRAEYASDASNYRVPPRAVVFPRDAADVAAALDIARAEGLSVTARGAGTSVAGNAIGPGLVLDFSRHMTAILDLDPDRRIARLQPGVVLAALQREAGAYGLRFGPDPSTQNRCTLGGMIGNNACGPHAVAWGRTSDTVRELRILDGVGVERTLAADPGVLAGLPEFTREQLALIRTELGRFERQASGYALEHLLPERGSSVAKAFVGTEGTCGLLLDATVDLVPVPAATVLVVLGYPDMPTAADDIAAVMAVRPIAVEGMDARLVDVVRAHRGAVPDLPRGGGWLLIEIDGDTAEHAREKAETLRAGVGAVDSRVVTDPAEARALWGIRADGAGLAGRTPDGHPAWPGWEDAAVPPERLGDYLREFEALTREHDLDGLLYGHFGDGCIHVRLDLPIADAPQRFRSFLEDAARQVVRFGGSLSGEHGDGRARSDLLRLMYSPAALAAFAEFKALFDPDGVLNPGVLVHPRPLDADLRLSGLRPLPTTGGFTFPADGDLATAVHRCVGVGKCRADTPGGVMCPSYLATADEKDSTRGRARVLQDVVRGELDWRSAAVAESLDLCLSCKACHSECPAGVDMATYKSETLYRRYRRRPRPIDHYTLGQLPRWLGAAGRLPRLVNRIGATAPLRRIGLRTAGMDPRRAVPTLAARSFRRSRRSSTVPTGTGPGVLLWLDTFTDAFDPEIAAATVELIESLGHHVHIPDRRVCCGLTWISTGQLDGARKRLRATVDALDAHVRSGGVVVGMEPSCTATLRDDLPRLLPDDPRATAVAAAVHTLAEFLETQPGWRPPDRSGQTVLVQPHCHQHAVFGFAADRRVLRRTGAELIEVTGCCGLAGNFGMQRGHYEVSVAVAERGLLPALRAAPAEAIVLADGFSCRTQAAQLAGRSSRHLAQFLLDR from the coding sequence GTGAGCGAAGTCTGGGAGCGAGCGTTGCGCGGGTCGATCACCGGCGAGGTCGACACCGGTCCGCGCCGGCGGGCCGAGTACGCCTCGGACGCGTCGAACTATCGGGTGCCCCCGCGCGCGGTGGTCTTCCCTCGCGACGCGGCCGATGTGGCGGCGGCCCTGGATATCGCGCGCGCGGAGGGTCTGTCCGTGACCGCGCGCGGGGCGGGCACCTCGGTGGCGGGAAATGCCATCGGGCCGGGGCTGGTGCTCGACTTCAGCCGCCACATGACCGCAATACTCGATCTCGATCCCGATCGGCGGATCGCGCGGTTGCAGCCCGGGGTGGTGCTGGCCGCCCTGCAACGCGAAGCCGGTGCGTACGGCCTGCGGTTCGGCCCGGACCCGTCCACCCAGAACCGCTGCACGCTGGGCGGCATGATCGGCAACAATGCCTGCGGTCCGCACGCGGTGGCCTGGGGCCGCACCTCGGATACGGTGCGGGAGTTGCGCATTCTGGACGGTGTGGGCGTGGAGCGGACGCTCGCCGCCGATCCCGGCGTACTGGCCGGACTGCCCGAATTCACCCGCGAGCAGCTGGCGCTCATCCGCACCGAACTCGGCAGATTCGAACGCCAGGCATCCGGCTATGCGCTGGAACATCTGCTGCCGGAACGGGGTTCGTCGGTGGCCAAGGCCTTCGTCGGCACCGAGGGCACCTGCGGTCTGCTGCTGGACGCGACCGTCGACCTCGTTCCGGTGCCCGCGGCGACCGTGCTGGTGGTGCTCGGCTATCCCGACATGCCCACGGCCGCGGACGATATCGCCGCGGTCATGGCGGTGCGGCCGATCGCCGTGGAGGGTATGGACGCCCGCTTGGTGGATGTGGTGCGCGCCCATCGCGGCGCGGTGCCCGACCTGCCGCGCGGCGGCGGCTGGCTGCTGATCGAAATCGACGGTGACACAGCGGAACACGCACGCGAGAAGGCGGAGACGCTGCGCGCCGGCGTCGGCGCGGTGGATTCGCGGGTGGTGACCGACCCGGCCGAGGCGCGGGCGCTGTGGGGCATCCGCGCGGACGGCGCGGGCCTGGCCGGGCGCACCCCGGACGGCCATCCGGCCTGGCCCGGCTGGGAGGACGCCGCGGTGCCGCCCGAGCGCCTGGGCGACTACCTGCGGGAATTCGAGGCGCTCACCCGTGAGCACGATCTGGATGGCCTGCTGTACGGCCATTTCGGCGACGGCTGTATCCACGTGCGCCTGGATCTGCCGATAGCCGATGCGCCGCAACGCTTCCGGAGCTTCCTCGAGGACGCGGCCCGGCAGGTGGTGCGGTTCGGCGGCTCGTTGTCGGGTGAGCACGGTGACGGCCGCGCGCGCTCGGATCTGTTGCGGCTCATGTACTCCCCGGCGGCGCTGGCGGCCTTCGCGGAGTTCAAGGCCCTGTTCGATCCCGACGGTGTACTGAATCCCGGTGTGCTCGTGCACCCCCGCCCCCTCGACGCCGACCTGCGCCTCTCCGGATTGCGACCGTTGCCGACGACCGGCGGATTCACCTTTCCCGCCGACGGCGACCTGGCCACCGCCGTGCACCGCTGCGTCGGTGTCGGCAAGTGCCGCGCGGACACTCCCGGCGGTGTTATGTGCCCGTCGTATCTGGCGACCGCCGACGAGAAGGACAGCACCCGCGGCCGTGCCCGCGTCCTGCAGGATGTCGTCCGCGGTGAGCTGGACTGGCGCTCGGCGGCCGTCGCGGAGTCCCTGGACCTCTGTTTGTCCTGTAAGGCCTGCCATTCCGAGTGCCCCGCCGGCGTCGATATGGCGACCTACAAGTCGGAGACCCTGTACCGCCGTTATCGCCGCAGGCCACGCCCGATCGACCACTACACCCTCGGGCAGCTGCCGCGCTGGCTGGGCGCGGCCGGCCGACTGCCTCGATTGGTCAACCGGATCGGGGCCACCGCGCCGCTGCGCCGCATCGGATTGCGCACGGCCGGAATGGATCCGCGGCGCGCGGTGCCGACCCTGGCGGCCCGGAGTTTCCGTCGTTCCCGGCGCTCGTCGACGGTCCCGACGGGTACGGGGCCGGGTGTACTGCTGTGGCTCGACACCTTCACCGACGCCTTCGATCCCGAGATAGCCGCTGCCACGGTGGAATTGATCGAATCGCTGGGCCACCACGTGCACATCCCCGACCGTCGGGTCTGCTGCGGTCTCACCTGGATCAGCACCGGTCAGCTGGACGGCGCCCGCAAGCGGCTGCGTGCCACCGTCGATGCGCTCGACGCGCACGTCCGCTCCGGCGGCGTGGTGGTCGGCATGGAGCCGTCGTGCACCGCGACCCTGCGTGACGATCTCCCCCGGCTGCTCCCGGACGATCCGCGCGCCACCGCCGTGGCGGCCGCCGTGCACACCCTCGCCGAGTTCCTGGAGACCCAGCCCGGCTGGCGGCCCCCGGATCGTTCGGGGCAGACGGTGCTGGTGCAGCCGCACTGTCATCAGCACGCCGTGTTCGGTTTCGCCGCCGACCGCCGGGTGCTGCGGCGCACCGGCGCCGAGTTGATCGAGGTCACCGGCTGCTGCGGGCTGGCCGGCAACTTCGGCATGCAGCGCGGCCACTACGAGGTCTCGGTGGCGGTGGCCGAGCGCGGCCTGCTGCCGGCGTTGCGGGCCGCGCCCGCGGAGGCGATCGTGCTGGCCGACGGTTTCTCCTGCCGGACCCAGGCCGCGCAGCTGGCCGGGCGGTCGTCCCGGCATCTCGCCCAGTTCCTGCTGGACCGGTGA
- a CDS encoding trans-aconitate 2-methyltransferase, which produces MKAALDGDDRVRVEIVTADAAAEDFGAGLPAADLVWASRMVHHLPDQQAGVARLAGLLRPGGRLALAEGGVSARCLPWELGVGAPGLQDRLLGLRDAGFAQMRTEITGAVSMPYGWNVALTRAGLAEATSFSVLTDHPAPPTPAVRESVVAWLTGLSERVGERLGEPDRATIAALLDRSADTYIGAREDIYILGTTTVFVGRR; this is translated from the coding sequence GTGAAGGCCGCGCTCGACGGCGACGACCGGGTCCGGGTCGAGATCGTGACGGCCGATGCCGCCGCCGAGGATTTCGGCGCGGGTCTCCCGGCCGCGGACCTGGTGTGGGCCTCGCGCATGGTGCATCACCTGCCCGATCAGCAGGCGGGCGTGGCGCGCCTGGCCGGGCTGTTGCGTCCCGGCGGCCGGCTGGCGCTGGCCGAGGGCGGCGTGAGCGCGCGGTGCCTGCCGTGGGAACTCGGGGTCGGCGCGCCCGGCCTTCAGGACCGGCTGCTGGGCCTGCGGGACGCGGGATTCGCCCAGATGCGCACCGAGATCACCGGCGCGGTCTCCATGCCCTACGGCTGGAATGTGGCGCTGACCCGGGCCGGGCTGGCCGAGGCGACATCGTTCAGCGTGCTGACCGACCACCCCGCGCCGCCCACCCCGGCCGTGCGCGAAAGCGTGGTGGCGTGGCTGACCGGATTGAGCGAGCGGGTCGGTGAACGCCTCGGCGAACCGGATCGGGCCACCATCGCGGCACTGCTGGATCGGTCCGCCGACACGTATATCGGTGCGCGCGAGGACATTTACATTCTCGGCACCACCACGGTCTTCGTCGGCCGGCGCTGA
- a CDS encoding extracellular solute-binding protein: MKESTRAVLGILAVAVLLVAAALWLGRDGVSGGRTVVRLRIWDQSFVTAYRASLDEFQRANPDVEVRITLVPWASYAQKLRLDVAGGIADDLFWTNLYEDYADSGHLMDIGAALGSDATRNWDPQAVTQFTRDGKLWAVPQFVDGGTAVYVNQDLLARAGVEPGELAGLRWSPDPGQDTFRPVLRRLATVSAWPYNAANDFQSISLPYLGSAGGQLQRDGRFAFDSQPGRDAYGYTVGLVADRLSPSAADTNTSGDFAKNAFLQGRMALFQSGTFNLATVAQNAGFHWGLAMIPAGPAGRVSANNAIGVAGNAATAHPQATRRVLAWLGSAAGNRYLGLDGATIPAVVSEQQVYRDYWARHGVDVSPFFDVLRGAAIGAGGGAGLPAALQAITPILDEMYLGRIPVPEALARAQREADAAAAQR; this comes from the coding sequence CTGAAGGAGTCGACCCGGGCGGTTCTCGGGATCTTGGCCGTCGCGGTGCTGCTGGTGGCCGCGGCGCTGTGGCTGGGGCGCGACGGCGTGAGCGGCGGGCGCACCGTGGTGCGGCTGCGGATCTGGGATCAGAGCTTCGTCACCGCCTACCGTGCCTCGCTCGACGAATTCCAGCGCGCCAATCCCGATGTCGAGGTGCGAATCACGCTGGTGCCGTGGGCTTCCTACGCGCAGAAGCTGCGGCTGGACGTGGCGGGCGGGATCGCCGACGACCTGTTCTGGACCAACCTCTACGAGGATTACGCCGACAGCGGGCACCTGATGGACATCGGTGCGGCGCTCGGATCTGATGCCACGCGGAACTGGGACCCCCAAGCCGTCACCCAGTTCACGCGGGACGGAAAACTGTGGGCGGTACCGCAATTCGTCGACGGCGGCACCGCGGTCTACGTCAACCAGGACCTGCTGGCGCGGGCCGGAGTCGAGCCGGGCGAGCTCGCGGGACTGCGATGGAGTCCGGATCCCGGGCAGGACACGTTCCGTCCGGTACTGCGGCGGCTGGCCACCGTGTCGGCCTGGCCGTACAACGCCGCCAACGACTTCCAGTCGATCTCGCTGCCGTATCTGGGATCTGCGGGCGGACAGCTGCAGCGCGACGGCCGCTTCGCGTTCGACTCACAGCCTGGGCGCGACGCCTACGGCTATACGGTCGGGCTGGTCGCCGACCGGCTCTCACCCTCCGCCGCGGACACCAACACCAGCGGCGACTTCGCCAAGAACGCCTTCCTGCAGGGTCGCATGGCGTTGTTCCAGTCCGGCACCTTCAATCTGGCGACCGTCGCGCAGAACGCCGGATTCCATTGGGGCCTGGCCATGATTCCCGCGGGACCGGCCGGACGGGTCAGCGCCAACAATGCCATCGGAGTCGCGGGCAACGCCGCCACCGCGCACCCGCAGGCGACGCGACGGGTGCTGGCCTGGCTGGGCAGCGCGGCGGGTAATCGCTATCTGGGTCTGGACGGAGCCACGATTCCGGCGGTGGTCTCCGAGCAGCAGGTGTATCGGGACTACTGGGCCCGGCACGGCGTGGATGTGTCGCCATTCTTCGATGTGCTGCGCGGCGCGGCGATCGGCGCGGGCGGCGGAGCGGGACTCCCGGCTGCCCTGCAAGCGATCACGCCGATTCTCGACGAGATGTATCTGGGCCGGATCCCGGTGCCGGAGGCGCTGGCCCGGGCGCAACGGGAGGCGGACGCCGCGGCCGCACAGCGGTGA
- a CDS encoding DNA-3-methyladenine glycosylase → MRSERPLDLAATISPLRRGFGDPCHRQTPDGSHWHASRMPSGAVTYRLRQLDRHTVDARAWGPGGEEFLERLPAMLCLDEDVSDFAPEHPKVAEAHRLHPGLRMLRTGLVWEALVPAVLEQKVHTKTAHDSWRKLVWRYGTPATGPAPEGLRIMPDAETWRHIPSWVYHRANVGPQRSKTIVLAARIASKLEEAATLGHVEAAQRLRTVPGIGIWTAAEIAQRAFGDPDALSVGDFHLAATVGWTLLGEPIDDDAMVEYLEPLRPHRYRAVRLLGLAGFAHKPKFGPRTPYTDHSRI, encoded by the coding sequence CTGCGGTCGGAGCGGCCGCTGGATCTGGCCGCGACCATCTCCCCGCTGCGCCGCGGTTTCGGCGATCCCTGTCATCGCCAGACACCGGACGGTTCGCACTGGCATGCCTCGCGGATGCCGTCGGGCGCGGTCACCTACCGGCTGCGGCAGCTCGACCGGCACACGGTCGACGCCCGCGCGTGGGGTCCGGGCGGCGAGGAATTCCTGGAGCGGCTGCCGGCGATGCTGTGCCTGGACGAGGACGTCAGCGACTTCGCCCCCGAGCATCCCAAGGTCGCCGAGGCGCACCGCCTACACCCGGGCCTGCGCATGCTGCGCACCGGTCTGGTGTGGGAGGCGCTGGTCCCCGCGGTGCTGGAGCAGAAGGTGCACACCAAGACCGCCCACGACTCGTGGCGGAAACTGGTGTGGCGCTACGGGACTCCCGCGACCGGTCCGGCCCCGGAGGGGCTGCGGATCATGCCGGACGCCGAGACCTGGCGGCACATTCCGTCGTGGGTGTACCACCGCGCCAATGTGGGGCCGCAACGGTCGAAAACCATTGTGCTGGCCGCGCGTATCGCATCGAAGCTGGAGGAAGCGGCCACTCTGGGCCACGTCGAGGCCGCGCAACGGCTGCGGACGGTGCCCGGCATCGGGATCTGGACGGCCGCCGAGATCGCCCAGCGGGCCTTCGGCGATCCGGATGCGCTGTCGGTGGGCGACTTCCACCTGGCCGCCACCGTCGGCTGGACCCTGCTGGGCGAGCCGATCGACGACGACGCCATGGTCGAATACCTGGAACCGCTACGCCCGCACCGGTATCGGGCGGTCCGGCTGCTCGGTCTGGCCGGGTTCGCGCACAAGCCGAAGTTCGGCCCGCGCACGCCGTACACCGATCACAGCCGCATCTGA